The genomic interval GGCTCGACGACGGGCAGCGCAAGGAAGCGTATGCCTGCGACATCACCTACGGCACCAACAACGAGTTCGGCTTCGACTACCTGCGCGACAACATGAAGTACGAGCTCTCGCAGATGACGCAGCGGGGGCACCACTTCGCCATCGTCGACGAGGTCGATTCGATCCTCATCGACGAGGCGCGCACGCCGCTGATCATCTCCGGCCCGGTGGACGACCGCTCGGAACTCTACGTCGCGGTCGATACGGTCATGCCGCGGCTCACCCCCGAGCATTACGACCTCGACGAGAAGCAGCGGCAGGTCTCGCTCACGGAAGCCGGCAACGAGTTCATCGAGGAGGAGTTGCGCGCCGAGGGCATCCTCAAGGAGGGCGACCTCTACGACGCGCACAACGTCACCATCGTCCACCACGTGAACCAGGCGCTGCGCGCCCACACCCTGTTCACGCTCGACAAGGACTACATCGTCAAGAACGACGAGGTCGTCATCATCGACGAGTTCACCGGCCGCATGATGCAGGGCCGGCGCTACTCGGAAGGCCTGCACCAGGCGCTGGAGGCCAAGGAGCGGGTGACGATCCAGCCCGAGAACCAGACGCTCGCCTCGATCACCTTCCAGAACTACTTCCGCCTCTACAAGAAGCTCGCCGGCATGACCGGCACCGCCTCGACCGAGGCCGACGAGTTCGCCGAGATCTACAAGCTCGACGTGGTCGACATTCCGACCAACAAGGAGGTCGAGCGCGTCGACGAGGACGACGAGGTCTACCGCACGGTCGAGGAGAAGTACGAGGCGATCATCAAGGAGATCGACAAGGCGCATGCCCGCCACCAGCCGATCCTGGTCGGCACCGGCTCGATCGAGAAGTCGGAGCTGATCGGCGAACTCCTGAAGAAGGCCGGCTACACCCTGCTCGACTATTCCGACCCGAACGCGCTCACCGACGTCTACAAGGCCGCCCGCGAGAACCGGGTCACCAAGCGCTTCGCGGTGCTGAACGCCCGCTTCCACGAGCAGGAAGCCTACATCGTGGCCGAGGCCGGCGTGCCCGGCGCCATCACCATCGCCACCAACATGGCCGGCCGCGGCACCGACATCAAACTCGGCGGCAACCTCGAGATGCGCATCGAGAAGGAACTCGGGCAGATGCCCGAGGGCCCCGAGCGCGACGCCGCGATCGAAGCGCTGAAGGCCGAGATCGCCGAGAACCGCGCCAAGGTGCTGGCCTCGGGAGAGAAGGCCGACCCGGAGGCGGGCCGGAAGAAGGATCTGCCGGGCGGGCTCTACATCATCGGCACCGAGCGCCACGAATCGCGGCGCATCGACAACCAGCTCCGCGGCCGTTCCGGCCGCCAGGGCGATCCCGGCCGCTCGAAATTCTACCTGTCCCTCAAGGACGACCTGATGCGGATCTTCGGCTCCGACCGCATGGACGGGATGCTGCAGCGGCTCGGCCTGGAGCAGGGCGAGGCGATCATCCACCCCTGGATCAACAAGGCGATCGAGAAGGCGCAGCAGAAGGTCGAGGCGCGCAACTTCGACATGCGCAAGAACGTGCTCAAGTACGACAACGTGATGAACGACCAGCGCAAGGTCGTGTTCGAGCAGCGCCGCGACCTGATGGGCCAGGACAGCGTGCGCGAGACCGTGGACGAGATGCGCCACGGCGTGATCGACGACTTCGTCGCCACCCACATCCCCGAGAACGCCTATGCCGAGCAGTGGGACGCCGAAGGGCTGAAGCACCGTGCGCTCGACGTGCTCGGCCTCGACCTTCCGATCGAGGACTGGGTCAAGGAAGAGGGCATCGCCGACGAGGAGATCCGCGAGCGCCTGCGCAAGGCCTCCGACGAATCCTACGCTGCCCGCGTCGAGCGCAACGGCGCGGAGGTGATGACCTATGTCGAGAAGCAGGTGGTGCTGCAGGTGCTCGACCACCTCTGGCGCGAACACCTCGTCACCCTCGACCACCTGCGGCAGGTGATCGGCTGGCGCGGCTTCGCCCAGCGCGACCCGCTCAACGAGTACAAGTCCGAGGCCTTCGAGCTGTTCAACGGCCTCGTCACGGCCCTGCGCGAGCAGGTGACCGCCCAGCTCTCGCATGTCGAGATCATGCAGCAGCAGCCGGAGGGCTTCGCCGAAGGCGGGTTCGAGAGCGCCGGCTTCAGCGAGCCGCAATTGCCGCCGATGTTCCCCGAGCACCGCGACCCGGTGACCGGCGAGAACGAGTTCGCCTTTGCCGGCTCCGGCAGCGACGGCGGGGCGGGCGGCGCCTACGGCTTTGCCGCGCGCGAACTCTCGACGGACGCGGCCGTGCTGGAGCGCAAGCCCGACGACGCCTCCACCTGGGGCCGGGTCGGCCGCAACGAGCCCTGCCCCTGCGGCTCGGGCAAGAAGTACAAGCACTGCCACGGCCGCTTCGCCACCGAGGCGTGAGCCTGCGGTGAGCGGCGCCCTCGTCTACGGGCTCGAGCCGGATCTCGACGCGGCGACCTTCGAAGAGGTTCTCGTCGAATCCGGCCTCGATCCCCGACGGCCCGCGGCAGACCGGGAACGGCTCGATCGGATCCTGCGCGGCTCCGACCTGATCGCCACCGCCCGGCGCGACGGGCGCCTCGTCGGCGTCGCGCGCACGCTCACCGACTTCGCCTCCTGCGCCTATCTCGCCACCCTCGCGGTCGCCCGCGACAGCCAGGGCCTCGGCATCGGCCGCCGGCTGATCGACGAGACCCGGGCGGCGGTGGGCCCCGAGGCCTCGTTGCTACTCACCGCCGCGCCCGGCATCGAGGGCTATTACGAGGCCATCGGCATGCCGCGGGTGCCGCACGCCTTCCGCTACGACCGGGAGCGGTGACGGGTCAGGGCTCCTCGGCCGCCAACGCCTCCAGCACCGCGTGCGCCGCCGCGATGCGC from Methylobacterium sp. AMS5 carries:
- the secA gene encoding preprotein translocase subunit SecA, with product MLGALAKKIFGSSNDRRVKGFRPRVAAINALEPEISVLSDEQLRARTQAFRDQLAAGTRLDDLLVPAFATVREAAKRVLGQRHFDVQMIGGMVLHESGISEMKTGEGKTLVATLPVYLNALEGKGVHVITVNDYLASRDAEWMGRVYRFLGLTVGTIVHGLDDGQRKEAYACDITYGTNNEFGFDYLRDNMKYELSQMTQRGHHFAIVDEVDSILIDEARTPLIISGPVDDRSELYVAVDTVMPRLTPEHYDLDEKQRQVSLTEAGNEFIEEELRAEGILKEGDLYDAHNVTIVHHVNQALRAHTLFTLDKDYIVKNDEVVIIDEFTGRMMQGRRYSEGLHQALEAKERVTIQPENQTLASITFQNYFRLYKKLAGMTGTASTEADEFAEIYKLDVVDIPTNKEVERVDEDDEVYRTVEEKYEAIIKEIDKAHARHQPILVGTGSIEKSELIGELLKKAGYTLLDYSDPNALTDVYKAARENRVTKRFAVLNARFHEQEAYIVAEAGVPGAITIATNMAGRGTDIKLGGNLEMRIEKELGQMPEGPERDAAIEALKAEIAENRAKVLASGEKADPEAGRKKDLPGGLYIIGTERHESRRIDNQLRGRSGRQGDPGRSKFYLSLKDDLMRIFGSDRMDGMLQRLGLEQGEAIIHPWINKAIEKAQQKVEARNFDMRKNVLKYDNVMNDQRKVVFEQRRDLMGQDSVRETVDEMRHGVIDDFVATHIPENAYAEQWDAEGLKHRALDVLGLDLPIEDWVKEEGIADEEIRERLRKASDESYAARVERNGAEVMTYVEKQVVLQVLDHLWREHLVTLDHLRQVIGWRGFAQRDPLNEYKSEAFELFNGLVTALREQVTAQLSHVEIMQQQPEGFAEGGFESAGFSEPQLPPMFPEHRDPVTGENEFAFAGSGSDGGAGGAYGFAARELSTDAAVLERKPDDASTWGRVGRNEPCPCGSGKKYKHCHGRFATEA
- a CDS encoding GNAT family N-acetyltransferase, with amino-acid sequence MSGALVYGLEPDLDAATFEEVLVESGLDPRRPAADRERLDRILRGSDLIATARRDGRLVGVARTLTDFASCAYLATLAVARDSQGLGIGRRLIDETRAAVGPEASLLLTAAPGIEGYYEAIGMPRVPHAFRYDRER